A genome region from Gemmatimonadota bacterium includes the following:
- a CDS encoding glycosyltransferase yields MTDALNILHVCAPAPFGGLERVVAALTAGLAGRGHRVTLATVLDVGADVPAAITAAEHRGVDLVPLRLPPRAYGAERHAVRTLARGFGAQILHTHGYRSDVLAGPLAAGVGAARVSTVHGFTGGGPRNRAYEWLQRRALRRCDAVVAVSADLAEALLAAGVTGVSTVVNGAPLPTPPASAAEARRALGASPTDFHIGWVGRLSPEKGPDVFLEALARLPADLSWRASIVGDGPLRRSMEDRAAALGLDGRTRFAGELANAARLMCGFDVVVLSSRREGTPVTLLEAVEAGVPLVATRVGGVPDAVGAEGALFADSEDAAGLAASIAQIHRDPAAARRRAEAARRPRGVATDWVESYEDVYRVALGGAARLQSEQPR; encoded by the coding sequence ATGACGGACGCGCTGAACATTCTGCACGTGTGCGCCCCGGCCCCCTTCGGGGGCCTGGAGCGGGTCGTCGCTGCCCTCACGGCGGGGCTGGCCGGGCGGGGTCATCGGGTGACGCTCGCGACCGTGCTGGACGTCGGCGCGGACGTGCCCGCGGCGATCACCGCGGCCGAGCACCGGGGTGTCGACCTGGTGCCGCTCAGGCTGCCGCCACGGGCGTACGGCGCCGAGCGGCACGCGGTTCGTACGCTCGCGCGCGGGTTCGGAGCGCAGATCCTGCACACCCACGGCTACCGCTCCGACGTGCTCGCGGGCCCGCTCGCCGCGGGCGTAGGCGCGGCGAGGGTCAGCACCGTGCACGGGTTCACCGGCGGTGGTCCGCGCAACCGCGCGTATGAATGGCTGCAGCGCAGGGCCCTGCGACGCTGCGACGCCGTCGTTGCGGTCTCGGCCGACCTGGCCGAGGCGCTGCTGGCCGCCGGCGTGACGGGGGTCAGCACCGTGGTCAACGGCGCGCCGCTGCCCACCCCCCCCGCGTCGGCCGCAGAAGCGCGCCGGGCGCTCGGTGCGTCCCCCACCGATTTTCACATCGGCTGGGTCGGCAGACTCAGCCCGGAGAAGGGCCCCGACGTGTTCCTCGAGGCTCTGGCGCGGCTGCCCGCGGACTTGTCCTGGCGCGCGTCGATAGTGGGCGATGGCCCGCTGCGTAGGTCCATGGAGGATCGCGCCGCCGCGCTGGGCCTCGACGGGCGGACCCGCTTTGCGGGCGAGCTGGCCAATGCGGCCAGGCTCATGTGCGGGTTCGACGTCGTCGTGCTGAGCTCGCGCCGCGAGGGCACCCCCGTGACCCTGCTGGAAGCGGTGGAGGCCGGGGTCCCGCTGGTCGCGACCCGGGTGGGGGGCGTGCCCGACGCGGTCGGCGCCGAGGGGGCGCTGTTCGCGGATTCGGAGGACGCCGCCGGACTGGCCGCCTCGATCGCGCAGATACACCGGGATCCCGCCGCGGCCAGGCGGCGCGCGGAAGCCGCGCGGCGCCCGCGCGGCGTCGCCACGGACTGGGTGGAGAGCTACGAGGACGTGTACCGAGTCGCACTGGGCGGCGCCGCCCGCCTCCAATCGGAGCAACCTCGATGA